In one Desulfoferula mesophila genomic region, the following are encoded:
- a CDS encoding efflux RND transporter periplasmic adaptor subunit, whose amino-acid sequence MKMGKSRQALIALALAAGLTLAVAGCDRGKEKMAAPPAPVVTVATPVTRTVTDYAVYTGNTQAQFSVDIMARVEGQLRSVNFDVGSHVKKGQLLFVIEPEPYMAKVDIAKANQAVAQAQLQLAQATLVRKENAFKDRAVSEVDVIQAKAQEAEAQAQVQAAKAQLERTRIDYGYTHIHAPISGRVSRNLVDVGNLVGAGQTTKLTSIVMDDPIYAYFTVAESDVMKYRANQRDREVPLNAQGYPLASLGAAIDQDYPHKGYLDWIDNKVDPGTGTIQMRGVFPNSDGVLVPGLFVRVQVPVGVIKDAILTEDRALGRDQRGTYLLVVDQDNVVQYRPVETGPVQTDGKIVILKGLQLKDRVIINGLQRVRPGAKCTPMTPEQVKQAQAAAREKAMAQQKGKAPEAAATKEKPAQGAK is encoded by the coding sequence ATGAAAATGGGGAAAAGTAGACAGGCGCTCATCGCCTTGGCCCTGGCGGCCGGGCTCACGCTGGCGGTGGCCGGTTGCGACCGGGGAAAAGAAAAAATGGCCGCGCCGCCGGCGCCCGTGGTCACGGTGGCCACGCCGGTAACGCGCACCGTCACCGACTACGCGGTGTACACCGGCAACACCCAGGCCCAGTTCTCGGTGGACATAATGGCCCGGGTGGAAGGCCAGCTCAGAAGCGTCAATTTCGATGTGGGCAGCCATGTCAAAAAGGGGCAACTGCTCTTTGTCATCGAGCCTGAGCCCTATATGGCCAAGGTGGACATCGCCAAGGCCAACCAGGCGGTGGCCCAGGCCCAGTTGCAACTGGCCCAGGCGACCCTGGTGCGTAAGGAAAACGCCTTCAAGGACCGCGCGGTGAGCGAGGTCGACGTGATCCAGGCCAAGGCCCAGGAAGCCGAGGCCCAGGCCCAGGTGCAGGCGGCCAAGGCCCAATTGGAGCGCACCCGCATCGACTACGGCTACACCCACATTCACGCCCCCATCAGCGGCCGGGTATCGCGCAACCTGGTGGACGTGGGCAACCTGGTGGGAGCGGGCCAGACCACCAAGCTGACCTCCATCGTCATGGACGACCCCATTTACGCCTATTTCACCGTGGCCGAATCCGACGTGATGAAATACCGCGCCAACCAGCGCGACCGGGAAGTGCCCCTCAACGCACAAGGCTATCCCCTGGCCAGCCTGGGGGCGGCCATTGATCAGGATTATCCTCACAAAGGCTATTTGGACTGGATCGATAACAAGGTGGATCCCGGCACGGGCACCATTCAGATGCGCGGGGTGTTTCCCAACTCCGACGGGGTGCTGGTTCCCGGCTTGTTCGTGCGCGTTCAGGTGCCGGTTGGCGTTATAAAGGACGCCATCCTCACCGAGGACCGGGCCCTGGGGCGCGACCAGCGGGGCACCTACCTGCTCGTGGTGGACCAAGACAACGTGGTGCAGTATCGGCCGGTGGAAACCGGGCCGGTGCAAACGGACGGCAAGATAGTCATCCTCAAAGGCCTTCAGCTCAAGGACCGGGTGATCATCAACGGCTTGCAAAGGGTGCGGCCCGGCGCCAAGTGCACCCCCATGACTCCCGAGCAGGTTAAGCAAGCCCAGGCCGCCGCCCGCGAAAAAGCCATGGCCCAGCAAAAGGGCAAGGCGCCGGAAGCGGCGGCGACCAAGGAAAAGCCCGCCCAGGGCGCAAAGTAG
- a CDS encoding efflux transporter outer membrane subunit, with translation MHLCLASLNKSRLITACLAVFLSLLVTGCMKVGPDYQPPKSQVPASWQESSDPALQKKPADLTRWWTVFNDPELTSLIKRSDSGNLDLKSAMSRVKEARAYLGVVLGQELPSVDAPASALRQQYSENDLSQSGLLGNNISLGLSASWEIDLFGRVRRQVEAAQADYQASQEDRAGVMVTLYAQVAQTYLVVRTLQARISATSENIESQKGVLKLTQSRFKWGLATDLDVSQAQTVLGSSQAELPPIKSNLNQAMNTLALLLGLPPNSLAPELMRTQPIPVPPAEVAVGVPADLLRQRPDIRRSERQLAAATARIGVATADLYPRFNLIGSLGTAAMTGGDLFSGGSTFFSIGPTMSWNLFAGGSIRSQIKVRDAQTEQALLSYESTVLTALKEAEDAMVAFEQEKLRQQYLKTTVAASRRSLKLAIRLYKEGLQDFQRVLDAQRNLFDYDNALAASRGQTAINLVNIYQALGGGWDPAAKREAPPNNALETALR, from the coding sequence ACCAGCCTCCCAAGAGCCAGGTTCCGGCCAGTTGGCAGGAATCGAGCGATCCCGCGCTCCAAAAAAAGCCCGCCGACCTGACCCGTTGGTGGACCGTGTTCAACGACCCCGAGCTGACTTCCCTTATTAAACGTTCCGACAGCGGCAACCTGGACCTCAAGTCCGCGATGTCCCGGGTGAAAGAAGCCAGGGCCTACCTGGGGGTGGTGCTTGGTCAAGAGCTGCCCTCCGTGGACGCCCCGGCCTCGGCCCTTCGCCAGCAGTACAGCGAAAACGACCTGAGCCAGAGCGGTCTTTTGGGCAACAACATTTCCCTGGGCCTTTCCGCCAGCTGGGAGATCGACCTCTTCGGCCGGGTAAGGCGTCAGGTAGAAGCCGCCCAGGCCGACTATCAGGCCAGCCAGGAGGACCGGGCCGGGGTGATGGTGACCCTTTATGCCCAGGTGGCCCAAACCTATCTGGTGGTGCGCACCCTGCAGGCGCGCATCTCGGCCACCAGCGAGAACATCGAATCCCAAAAGGGAGTACTGAAGCTTACCCAATCCCGCTTCAAGTGGGGCTTGGCCACCGATCTGGACGTTTCCCAGGCCCAGACGGTGCTGGGCAGTTCCCAGGCGGAGCTGCCGCCGATCAAAAGCAATCTCAACCAGGCCATGAATACCTTGGCCTTGTTGCTGGGGCTCCCCCCCAACTCCTTGGCCCCGGAACTCATGCGAACCCAGCCCATACCCGTGCCGCCGGCCGAGGTGGCGGTGGGCGTGCCGGCCGACCTGTTGCGCCAGCGGCCGGACATCAGGCGCTCCGAGCGCCAGCTCGCCGCGGCCACCGCCCGCATCGGGGTGGCCACCGCCGACCTGTATCCGCGCTTCAACCTGATCGGCTCCCTGGGCACCGCGGCCATGACCGGCGGCGATCTTTTCTCCGGGGGCAGCACTTTCTTTTCCATAGGCCCCACCATGTCTTGGAACCTGTTCGCCGGTGGCAGCATCCGCTCCCAGATAAAGGTGCGCGACGCCCAGACCGAGCAGGCGCTTTTAAGCTATGAAAGCACGGTGCTCACCGCCTTGAAAGAGGCGGAGGACGCCATGGTGGCCTTTGAGCAGGAAAAGCTGCGCCAGCAATATTTGAAGACCACGGTGGCCGCCTCGCGGCGTTCCTTGAAGTTGGCCATTCGTCTCTATAAAGAGGGGTTGCAGGACTTCCAAAGGGTGTTGGACGCCCAGCGCAACCTGTTCGACTACGACAACGCCTTGGCCGCTTCCAGGGGACAGACGGCCATTAACCTGGTCAACATCTACCAGGCCCTGGGCGGCGGCTGGGACCCGGCGGCTAAACGCGAGGCCCCGCCCAACAATGCATTGGAAACGGCCCTCCGCTAA